The following proteins are encoded in a genomic region of Streptomyces collinus Tu 365:
- a CDS encoding gamma-aminobutyraldehyde dehydrogenase, whose product MSTELRRLRNYIDGEFRDAADGRTTEVVNPATGEAYATAPLSGQADVDAAMAAAAAAFPAWRDTTPAERQKALLKIADAFEERAEELIAAEVENTGKPTGLTRSEEIPPMVDQIRFFAGAARLLEGRSAGEYMDGMTSIIRREPVGVCAQVAPWNYPMMMAVWKFAPAIAAGNTVVLKPSDTTPASTVLIADIIGAILPKGVFNVVCGDRETGRAMVEHPTPAMASITGSVRAGMSVAESASKDVKRVHLELGGKAPVLVFEDTDIAKAVEDISVAGFFNAGQDCTAATRVLVQESIHDEFVAALAKAAAETKTGQPDDEDVLFGPLNNPNQLKQVSGFIDRLPAHAKVEAGGQQVGDKGYFYAATVVSGLKQDDEIIQNEVFGPVITVQSFTDEDQAVEWANGVEYALASSVWTKDHGRAMRMSKKLDFGCVWINTHIPLVAEMPHGGFKKSGYGKDLSAYGFEDYTRIKHVMTSLDV is encoded by the coding sequence GTGAGCACCGAGCTGCGTCGTCTGCGCAACTACATCGACGGTGAGTTCCGGGACGCCGCCGACGGACGGACCACCGAGGTGGTCAACCCCGCGACGGGCGAGGCGTACGCCACCGCTCCGCTGTCCGGACAGGCGGACGTGGACGCCGCGATGGCGGCCGCCGCCGCGGCCTTCCCGGCCTGGCGTGACACGACCCCCGCCGAGCGCCAGAAGGCCCTCCTGAAGATCGCCGACGCGTTCGAGGAGCGGGCCGAGGAGCTCATCGCGGCGGAGGTGGAGAACACGGGCAAGCCCACCGGGCTCACCCGCTCCGAGGAGATCCCGCCCATGGTCGACCAGATCCGCTTCTTCGCGGGTGCGGCCCGGCTGCTCGAGGGCCGCTCGGCCGGCGAGTACATGGACGGCATGACCTCGATCATCCGCCGCGAGCCGGTCGGCGTCTGCGCCCAGGTCGCCCCGTGGAACTACCCGATGATGATGGCGGTGTGGAAGTTCGCCCCGGCCATCGCCGCGGGCAACACGGTCGTCCTCAAGCCGTCGGACACCACCCCCGCGTCGACCGTCCTCATCGCCGACATCATCGGCGCGATCCTCCCCAAGGGCGTCTTCAACGTCGTCTGCGGCGACCGCGAGACAGGCCGCGCGATGGTCGAGCACCCGACCCCGGCCATGGCCTCCATCACCGGCTCCGTGCGCGCCGGCATGTCGGTCGCCGAGTCCGCCTCCAAGGACGTCAAGCGGGTCCACCTGGAGCTGGGCGGCAAGGCCCCGGTCCTCGTGTTCGAGGACACCGACATCGCTAAGGCCGTCGAGGACATCTCCGTCGCGGGCTTCTTCAACGCCGGCCAGGACTGCACGGCCGCGACCCGCGTCCTCGTCCAGGAGTCCATCCACGACGAGTTCGTCGCCGCGCTCGCCAAGGCCGCGGCCGAGACCAAGACCGGTCAGCCGGACGACGAGGACGTCCTCTTCGGCCCGCTGAACAACCCCAACCAGCTCAAGCAGGTCTCCGGCTTCATCGACCGGCTGCCCGCGCACGCCAAGGTCGAGGCGGGCGGCCAGCAGGTCGGCGACAAGGGCTACTTCTACGCCGCCACCGTCGTCTCCGGCCTGAAGCAGGACGACGAGATCATCCAGAACGAGGTCTTCGGACCGGTCATCACCGTCCAGTCCTTCACGGACGAGGACCAGGCCGTCGAGTGGGCCAACGGCGTCGAGTACGCCCTCGCCTCCTCGGTGTGGACCAAGGACCACGGCCGCGCGATGCGCATGTCCAAGAAGCTCGACTTCGGCTGCGTGTGGATCAACACCCACATCCCGCTGGTCGCCGAGATGCCCCACGGCGGCTTCAAGAAGTCCGGCTACGGCAAGGACCTGTCGGCGTACGGCTTCGAGGACTACACGCGCATCAAGCACGTGATGACCTCGCTGGACGTGTAG
- a CDS encoding extracellular solute-binding protein, protein MPETSSKPPLTRRSFLRAVGGTAALGALAGCGVPAAYVEPGDRAGADASTADRRLAWANWPLYIDTDDDNPNKRPTLEAFERRTGISVDYVEEINDNDEFFGKISPALMNHQQTGRDLIVMSDWMCARFVRLGWVQRMDRARQPNVAKYLDPLLRSPAFDPGRNHTVPWQSGITGIAYNRRKLGREIRHVKDLWADDLKGRVTLLSGLDEAFALLMQGNGVDITKWTADDFHQVCDEVEREVGRGQIRRFTGNDYTKDLVSGDVLACQAYSGDVIQLQADNPDIRFVVPEEGAELWSDSLMIPDLARHKRNAERLIDYYYDPAVAAKLAAWVNYVCPVPAAKEVLAASKDKDTAALAANPLIFPDDTMRQRLAIARDITSTERVEFAQRWNKIVGL, encoded by the coding sequence GTGCCCGAGACCTCCAGCAAGCCGCCGCTGACCCGTCGCTCCTTCCTGCGCGCCGTCGGCGGGACCGCCGCGCTCGGCGCCCTCGCCGGCTGCGGGGTGCCCGCCGCCTACGTCGAGCCCGGCGACCGGGCCGGAGCCGACGCCTCCACCGCCGACCGCAGGCTGGCCTGGGCCAACTGGCCGCTCTACATCGACACCGACGACGACAACCCGAACAAGCGGCCCACGCTGGAAGCGTTCGAGCGGCGCACCGGGATCTCCGTCGACTACGTCGAGGAGATCAACGACAACGACGAGTTCTTCGGCAAGATCAGCCCCGCGCTGATGAACCACCAGCAGACCGGCCGGGACCTGATCGTCATGAGCGACTGGATGTGCGCGCGCTTCGTCCGGCTCGGCTGGGTGCAGCGGATGGACCGCGCGCGCCAGCCGAACGTCGCCAAGTACCTCGACCCGCTGCTGCGTTCGCCCGCCTTCGACCCGGGCCGCAACCACACCGTGCCGTGGCAGTCGGGCATCACCGGCATCGCCTACAACCGCCGCAAGCTCGGCCGTGAGATCCGGCACGTGAAGGACCTCTGGGCGGACGACCTCAAGGGCCGGGTCACCCTGCTGTCCGGCCTCGACGAGGCGTTCGCGCTGCTGATGCAGGGCAACGGCGTCGACATCACCAAGTGGACGGCGGACGACTTCCACCAGGTCTGCGACGAGGTGGAGCGCGAGGTCGGGCGCGGCCAGATCCGCCGCTTCACCGGCAACGACTACACCAAGGACCTGGTCAGCGGCGACGTCCTGGCCTGCCAGGCGTACTCGGGCGACGTCATCCAGCTCCAGGCGGACAACCCCGACATCCGCTTCGTCGTCCCCGAGGAGGGCGCCGAACTCTGGTCCGACTCCCTGATGATCCCCGACCTGGCACGCCACAAGAGGAACGCCGAGCGACTGATCGACTACTACTACGACCCCGCCGTCGCCGCGAAGCTCGCCGCCTGGGTCAACTACGTCTGCCCGGTCCCCGCGGCCAAGGAGGTGCTGGCCGCCTCCAAGGACAAGGACACGGCAGCCCTGGCCGCCAACCCCCTGATCTTCCCCGACGACACGATGCGCCAACGCCTCGCCATCGCCCGGGACATCACGTCCACGGAACGGGTGGAGTTCGCCCAGCGGTGGAACAAGATCGTGGGGCTCTAG
- a CDS encoding glycerophosphodiester phosphodiesterase, with the protein MQNVTAVAHRGDPYRFRENTLDSLRSALALGADAVEIDVRLTRDGVPVLLHDETLRRLWAHDRPLRALSADEVRGLTRGAVPTLPEALLATEGSRVMIDLCGRVDRRSVERTLDVVRQCGAGDRVYYSAHAEAVLAVRAADPAAEIALTWTSLAPPRPAVLDAVRPRWLNYRFALVDRDLAARVHHGGYLLSVWTPDTRRSMRRLLDVGVDSITTNRVDVLTALRGEILRDGIELDGIVRGDMVRDDVVRGDVVRDAG; encoded by the coding sequence ATGCAGAACGTGACCGCCGTGGCCCACCGCGGCGACCCCTACCGGTTCCGCGAGAACACCCTCGACTCGCTGCGTTCCGCGCTCGCCCTGGGCGCGGACGCGGTCGAGATCGACGTACGGCTCACCCGCGACGGCGTCCCCGTGCTGCTGCACGACGAGACCCTGCGCCGGCTGTGGGCGCACGACCGGCCGCTGCGCGCGCTGTCGGCGGACGAGGTGCGCGGGCTCACCCGGGGAGCGGTGCCGACGCTGCCCGAGGCGCTCCTGGCGACGGAGGGCAGCCGGGTGATGATCGACCTGTGCGGGCGGGTCGACCGGCGGTCCGTGGAGCGGACCCTGGACGTGGTACGGCAGTGCGGGGCCGGGGACCGGGTGTACTACAGCGCCCACGCCGAGGCCGTGCTCGCGGTCCGGGCCGCCGATCCCGCCGCCGAGATCGCCCTGACCTGGACCTCGCTCGCGCCGCCCCGTCCGGCGGTGCTGGACGCGGTGCGCCCGCGCTGGCTCAACTACCGCTTCGCCCTGGTGGACCGCGACCTGGCGGCCCGTGTCCACCACGGCGGGTACCTGCTGTCCGTCTGGACACCGGACACCCGCCGCTCCATGCGCCGCCTCCTGGACGTGGGCGTCGACTCGATCACCACGAACCGCGTCGACGTCCTCACCGCCCTGCGGGGCGAGATCCTGCGGGACGGCATCGAGCTCGACGGCATCGTGCGGGGCGACATGGTGCGGGACGACGTCGTGCGGGGCGACGTCGTGCGCGACGCGGGCTGA
- a CDS encoding adenosine deaminase: protein MTRARTTDPRSTGAVPGEEPLSDRSSVPAVGTSDRDLHAFIAGLPKAELHVHHVGSASPRIVSELAARHPDSKVPTDPEALADYFTFTDFAHFIDVYLSVVDLIRTPEDVRLLTFEVARDLARQQVRYAELTITPFSSTRRGIDELGFMAAIEDARKAAEAEFGTVLRWCFDIPGEAGLESAEETARLATDDRIRPEGLVSFGLGGPEIGVPRPQFKPYFDRAIAAGLHSVPHAGETTGPQTVWDALTELRAERIGHGTSSAQDPALLAHLAEHRIPLEVCPTSNIATRAVRTLDEHPIGEFVRAGVLVTINSDDPPMFGTDLNNEYAVAARLLDLDERGLADLAKNAVRASFLDAPGKSRIEAEIDTYTAAWLAP, encoded by the coding sequence ATCACCCGCGCCCGGACCACGGACCCCAGGTCCACGGGCGCCGTTCCCGGGGAGGAACCCTTGTCCGACCGCAGCTCCGTACCGGCCGTCGGCACGTCCGACCGCGATCTGCACGCCTTCATCGCCGGACTGCCCAAGGCCGAACTGCACGTCCACCACGTCGGCTCCGCCTCCCCGCGCATCGTCTCGGAACTGGCCGCCCGCCACCCCGACTCCAAGGTGCCCACCGACCCCGAGGCCCTGGCCGACTACTTCACGTTCACGGACTTCGCGCACTTCATCGACGTGTACCTGTCCGTCGTGGACCTGATCCGCACCCCGGAGGACGTCCGGCTGCTGACCTTCGAGGTGGCCCGCGACCTGGCCCGGCAGCAGGTGCGGTACGCCGAGCTGACCATCACCCCGTTCTCCTCCACCCGCCGCGGCATCGACGAGCTGGGCTTCATGGCCGCGATCGAGGACGCCCGCAAGGCCGCCGAGGCCGAGTTCGGGACCGTGCTGCGCTGGTGCTTCGACATCCCCGGAGAGGCCGGCCTCGAGTCCGCGGAGGAGACCGCGCGCCTCGCGACCGACGACCGGATCCGCCCGGAGGGTCTGGTGTCGTTCGGGCTCGGCGGCCCGGAGATCGGCGTGCCCCGGCCGCAGTTCAAGCCCTACTTCGACCGTGCCATCGCGGCCGGGCTGCACTCCGTCCCGCACGCCGGGGAGACCACCGGACCGCAGACGGTGTGGGACGCGCTGACGGAGCTGCGCGCCGAGCGCATCGGCCACGGCACCAGCTCCGCCCAGGACCCCGCACTCCTCGCGCACCTCGCCGAGCACCGCATCCCGCTGGAGGTCTGCCCGACCTCCAACATCGCCACCCGCGCGGTCCGCACCCTGGACGAGCACCCGATCGGCGAGTTCGTCCGGGCCGGTGTGCTGGTCACGATCAACTCCGACGACCCGCCGATGTTCGGCACCGACCTCAACAACGAGTACGCGGTGGCCGCCCGCCTCCTCGACCTCGACGAGCGGGGCCTGGCCGACCTGGCGAAGAACGCCGTGCGGGCGTCCTTCCTCGACGCCCCCGGCAAGTCCAGGATCGAGGCCGAGATCGACACCTACACCGCGGCCTGGCTCGCGCCCTGA
- a CDS encoding DUF4190 domain-containing protein — protein sequence MSEQVPQPIPPEHGAGEGSLAPEGSAPRVSLDKGSGREPVDSPRAERSAREGAATTPAAGVEADPWAPRVSPQGAGATVVSDASPFSGLSDAPAGEATAPAPAPQPPVHDQRTVASLPAPDAPADAVPPAWAKPADPFAPPAPAPSGPAQADPFSPPAGTPSTPGQAAPFPPPAGAPSAGTPAHQFAPPSGASANPFTPPSGTPANPFAPPGPGAQTGAPVHPYAPPAPAGLGNPYAPPPAAAAQPQESAPVPPPPIAPDGPGQVPYGYPGAPAAYGYPAPQPYPGYGGPGIPAYPAAAGYGWPGMQPQPNNGMGTAALVLGILSVVGFCAWPLAIVMAILAVVLGSLGRAKARRGEADNPGVALAGIICGAASIVLMLGLLAFAIAYYN from the coding sequence ATGTCAGAGCAGGTGCCGCAGCCGATACCGCCGGAGCACGGCGCCGGCGAGGGGTCCTTGGCACCTGAGGGCTCCGCGCCCCGGGTCTCGCTGGACAAGGGGAGTGGGCGGGAGCCCGTCGACTCCCCCCGGGCCGAGCGGTCCGCGCGCGAGGGAGCGGCGACGACGCCGGCCGCGGGCGTGGAGGCGGATCCGTGGGCACCTCGGGTGAGCCCGCAGGGGGCCGGCGCCACGGTCGTCTCCGACGCCTCGCCTTTCTCCGGTCTTTCGGACGCTCCCGCCGGCGAGGCCACCGCCCCGGCTCCCGCGCCGCAGCCCCCCGTCCACGACCAGCGGACGGTCGCCTCGCTCCCCGCCCCGGACGCACCCGCCGACGCGGTCCCACCGGCCTGGGCCAAACCGGCCGACCCCTTCGCCCCACCGGCCCCCGCACCGTCCGGGCCCGCCCAGGCGGACCCGTTCTCGCCCCCGGCCGGTACGCCGTCCACGCCCGGCCAGGCGGCGCCGTTCCCGCCCCCGGCCGGCGCGCCGTCGGCGGGCACCCCGGCGCATCAGTTCGCGCCCCCTTCCGGCGCGTCCGCGAACCCGTTCACTCCTCCTTCCGGCACGCCCGCGAACCCGTTCGCGCCGCCCGGGCCCGGCGCTCAGACCGGAGCACCGGTGCACCCCTACGCCCCGCCGGCCCCCGCCGGGCTCGGCAACCCGTACGCGCCGCCCCCGGCGGCCGCCGCCCAGCCTCAGGAATCGGCGCCCGTCCCGCCGCCGCCCATAGCCCCCGACGGCCCCGGCCAGGTGCCGTACGGCTATCCGGGCGCTCCGGCGGCGTACGGCTACCCGGCCCCGCAGCCGTACCCGGGCTACGGCGGGCCCGGCATCCCCGCCTACCCGGCGGCGGCCGGTTACGGCTGGCCGGGCATGCAGCCGCAGCCGAACAACGGCATGGGCACGGCCGCGCTGGTGCTGGGCATCCTGTCGGTCGTCGGGTTCTGCGCCTGGCCGCTGGCCATCGTGATGGCGATCCTGGCGGTGGTCCTCGGCTCCCTGGGCCGCGCCAAGGCCCGCCGCGGCGAGGCCGACAACCCGGGTGTGGCCCTCGCCGGCATCATCTGCGGTGCCGCGAGCATCGTCCTGATGCTGGGGCTTCTCGCCTTCGCCATCGCGTATTACAACTGA
- a CDS encoding NADAR family protein yields the protein MGKIDSVEALLREVRAGARIKYLHFWGHRPRPDGRVGASCLSQWWPSPFVVDGVEYVTAEHWMMAGKARLFGDAEAERRILAAAHPAEAKKAGRLVRGFDEAVWRRERFRVVVEGSVHKFASDEELRVFLLNTGDRVLVEASPVDRVWGIGLAADDEAASHPERWHGPNLLGFALMEARERLAGA from the coding sequence ATGGGGAAGATCGACAGCGTGGAGGCCCTGCTCAGGGAGGTCCGGGCGGGTGCCCGCATCAAGTATCTGCACTTCTGGGGCCACCGGCCGCGCCCGGACGGCCGCGTCGGCGCGAGCTGTCTGAGCCAGTGGTGGCCGTCACCCTTCGTGGTCGACGGCGTGGAGTACGTGACGGCCGAGCACTGGATGATGGCCGGCAAGGCGCGGCTCTTCGGTGACGCGGAGGCGGAGCGCCGGATCCTGGCGGCCGCGCACCCCGCCGAGGCGAAGAAGGCGGGCCGGCTGGTCCGCGGTTTCGACGAGGCCGTCTGGCGACGGGAGCGCTTCCGCGTCGTCGTGGAGGGCAGCGTGCACAAGTTCGCCTCGGACGAGGAGCTCCGCGTGTTCCTGCTGAACACCGGCGACCGCGTCCTGGTCGAGGCGAGCCCCGTGGACCGCGTCTGGGGCATCGGCCTCGCGGCCGACGACGAGGCGGCCTCGCACCCGGAACGCTGGCACGGCCCGAACCTGCTGGGCTTCGCCCTGATGGAGGCGAGGGAGAGGCTGGCGGGGGCATAA
- a CDS encoding gamma-aminobutyraldehyde dehydrogenase produces the protein MHNPGTPERFDAQERLADGAQFIAGRLTKGTSGRTHAVVDPSTGEEVYTYELAGADDVDAAVAAAREAFPGWASATPGERSDALHRFAAVLADRAEEFARAESLQCGKPLKLTREFDVPGTIDNTAFFAGAARHLQGQSAGEYSGDHTSYVRREPIGVVGSIAPWNYPLQMAAWKILPAIAAGNTIVLKPAELTPLTSLLFAQAATDAGIPDGVVNIVTGTGREAGERLVGHPDVAMTSFTGSTAVGKRVAEIATATVKRLHLELGGKAPFVVFDDADLEAAVHGAVAGSLINTGQDCTAATRAYVQRPLYDAFVERTAALMETVRLGDPFAAGTDLGPLISHAQRDRVAGFVDRARGYARVVTGGEAPQGELENGAYYRPTLVADAAQDSEIVQSEIFGPVLVVLPFDGDDEGIRLANDTPYGLAASAWSSNVYRANRATREIKAGCVWINDHIPIISEMPHGGYKASGFGKDMSAYSFEEYTQVKHVMFDNTAVARKDWHRTVFGDR, from the coding sequence ATGCACAACCCGGGCACCCCGGAACGATTCGACGCGCAGGAGCGCCTCGCGGACGGTGCGCAGTTCATCGCGGGCCGACTCACCAAGGGCACCTCGGGCCGCACCCACGCCGTGGTCGACCCCTCGACCGGCGAGGAGGTGTACACCTACGAACTGGCCGGCGCGGACGACGTCGACGCGGCCGTGGCCGCCGCGCGCGAGGCGTTCCCGGGCTGGGCCTCCGCCACCCCGGGCGAGCGCTCCGACGCCCTGCACCGGTTCGCCGCCGTGCTCGCCGACCGCGCGGAGGAGTTCGCCCGCGCCGAGTCGCTGCAGTGCGGCAAGCCGCTGAAGCTCACCCGCGAGTTCGACGTACCCGGGACCATCGACAACACCGCCTTCTTCGCCGGCGCCGCCCGGCACCTGCAGGGCCAGTCCGCCGGTGAGTACTCGGGCGACCACACCTCGTACGTGCGGCGCGAGCCGATCGGCGTCGTGGGCTCGATCGCACCCTGGAACTACCCGCTGCAGATGGCCGCCTGGAAGATCCTCCCGGCGATCGCCGCGGGCAACACCATCGTGCTCAAGCCCGCCGAGCTGACCCCGCTGACCTCGCTGCTGTTCGCCCAGGCCGCCACCGACGCGGGCATCCCGGACGGTGTCGTCAACATCGTCACCGGGACCGGCCGGGAGGCGGGCGAGCGCCTCGTCGGGCACCCCGACGTGGCCATGACCTCCTTCACCGGGTCCACCGCCGTCGGCAAGCGGGTCGCCGAGATCGCCACCGCGACCGTCAAGCGCCTCCACCTGGAACTGGGCGGCAAGGCACCCTTCGTCGTCTTCGACGACGCGGACCTGGAGGCCGCCGTGCACGGCGCGGTCGCGGGCTCGCTCATCAACACCGGCCAGGACTGCACGGCCGCCACGCGCGCGTACGTGCAGCGACCGCTGTACGACGCCTTCGTGGAGCGGACCGCCGCCCTGATGGAGACCGTACGGCTCGGCGACCCGTTCGCGGCCGGCACCGACCTCGGGCCGCTCATCTCGCACGCGCAGCGCGACCGTGTCGCCGGCTTCGTGGACCGGGCGCGCGGCTACGCGCGCGTGGTCACCGGCGGCGAGGCCCCGCAGGGCGAGCTCGAGAACGGCGCGTACTACCGGCCGACCCTGGTCGCCGACGCGGCCCAGGACAGCGAGATCGTCCAGTCCGAGATCTTCGGTCCGGTACTGGTCGTCCTGCCGTTCGACGGTGACGATGAGGGAATCCGGCTGGCCAACGACACGCCCTACGGCCTCGCCGCCTCCGCCTGGAGCAGCAACGTCTACCGGGCCAACCGGGCCACCCGCGAGATCAAGGCGGGCTGTGTGTGGATCAACGACCACATCCCGATCATCAGCGAGATGCCGCACGGGGGTTACAAGGCGTCCGGCTTCGGCAAGGACATGTCGGCGTACTCATTCGAGGAGTACACGCAGGTCAAGCACGTAATGTTCGACAACACGGCGGTGGCGAGGAAGGACTGGCACCGCACCGTCTTCGGGGACCGTTAG
- a CDS encoding ABC transporter substrate-binding protein translates to MEQYEPDRLTPPQLAAMRRSLRNGRAAMTRRSLLRASAGGALTVGGLGALSGCGIPAAGRTQGGTSAQDHSAREKVVNFSNWTEYIDVDDSGKRHPTLDAFRKRTGIAVKYTEDINDNNEFFGKIKPQLAAGQDTGRDIVVLTDWLAARLIRLGWVQKLDPSNLPHAYTNLSSQFRDPDWDPGRAYSYPWQGIPTVIAYNKKALDGIEVKSVSDLLDNPKLKGRVSFLSEMRDSIGMTLLDMGKDPAKFTDDDFDAVIARLQKAVDKGQIRRFTGNDYTSDLTKGDIAACVAWAGDIVQLKHDSPDVDYVIPDSGYMTSSDNLLVPNKARHKTNAERLIDFYYEPEQAAALAAYINYATPVDGVKPYLAKIDKDAANNPLIVPDKAMQARSHSFRSLSQKEETAYEEKFAKLTGA, encoded by the coding sequence ATGGAGCAGTACGAGCCCGACCGCCTGACCCCGCCCCAACTGGCCGCGATGCGGCGCAGCCTGCGCAACGGCCGGGCGGCGATGACCCGCCGGTCACTGCTGCGCGCCTCCGCGGGCGGCGCGCTCACGGTCGGTGGTCTCGGGGCGCTGAGCGGCTGCGGGATCCCCGCGGCGGGCAGGACCCAGGGCGGCACGTCCGCCCAGGACCACTCGGCCCGGGAGAAGGTCGTGAACTTCTCCAACTGGACCGAGTACATCGACGTCGACGACAGCGGGAAGCGCCACCCCACCCTGGACGCCTTCCGGAAGCGGACCGGCATCGCCGTCAAGTACACCGAGGACATCAACGACAACAACGAGTTCTTCGGCAAGATCAAGCCGCAGCTCGCCGCGGGCCAGGACACCGGCCGCGACATCGTCGTCCTCACCGACTGGCTCGCCGCCCGGCTGATCCGCCTCGGGTGGGTCCAGAAGCTGGACCCGTCCAACCTGCCGCACGCCTACACCAACCTGTCGTCCCAGTTCCGTGACCCGGACTGGGACCCGGGACGGGCGTACTCCTACCCCTGGCAGGGCATCCCGACGGTCATCGCCTACAACAAGAAGGCGCTCGACGGCATCGAGGTGAAGTCGGTCTCCGACCTGCTCGACAACCCGAAGCTGAAGGGCCGCGTCTCCTTCCTGTCGGAGATGCGCGACAGCATCGGCATGACGCTGCTCGACATGGGCAAGGACCCGGCGAAGTTCACCGACGACGACTTCGACGCGGTCATAGCCCGGCTGCAGAAGGCCGTCGACAAGGGCCAGATCCGCCGCTTCACCGGCAACGACTACACGTCCGACCTCACCAAGGGCGACATCGCCGCCTGTGTCGCGTGGGCCGGTGACATCGTCCAGCTCAAGCACGACAGCCCGGACGTCGACTACGTCATCCCGGACAGCGGCTACATGACGTCCAGTGACAACCTTCTGGTGCCCAACAAGGCGCGGCACAAGACGAACGCCGAGCGGCTGATCGACTTCTACTACGAGCCGGAGCAGGCCGCCGCGCTCGCCGCGTACATCAACTACGCGACTCCCGTCGACGGCGTGAAGCCCTACCTTGCGAAGATCGACAAGGACGCGGCGAACAACCCGCTGATCGTCCCCGACAAGGCCATGCAGGCCAGGTCCCACTCCTTCCGCTCGCTGAGCCAGAAGGAAGAGACGGCCTACGAAGAGAAGTTCGCGAAGCTCACAGGGGCGTGA
- a CDS encoding ABC transporter ATP-binding protein, with translation MTTMTTDNSGDVRLSGISKTYDNGFTAVQPLDLVVPQGSFFALLGASGCGKTTTLRMIAGLEEPSSGTVHLGDQDVTHLPPYKRPVNTVFQSYALFPHLDIFENVAFGLRRRGIKSVKKQVEEMLDLVQLGEQARKKPHQLSGGQQQRVAVARALINHPKVLLLDEPLGALDLKLRRQMQLELKRIQTEVGITFVHVTHDQEEAMTMADTVAVMNAGRVEQLGSPADLYENPQTTFVANFLGTSNLIEAEVDTKNGDDIVLKAGGGKLVLPGARCSAPATAGGKVLVGIRPEKISLTHADDAGSIPEGRNRLTGKIADASFIGVSTQYVIDSPVCDELAVYVQNVERDGRLVPGADVVLHWSPAHTFGLDAAQDIDAGVESVEEEAA, from the coding sequence GTGACGACCATGACGACAGACAACAGCGGCGACGTCCGCCTCTCCGGTATCAGCAAGACCTACGACAACGGCTTCACCGCCGTACAGCCGCTCGACCTGGTCGTGCCGCAGGGTTCCTTCTTCGCCCTGCTCGGCGCCTCGGGCTGCGGCAAGACGACCACCCTGCGCATGATCGCCGGTCTGGAGGAACCTTCCTCCGGCACCGTGCACCTCGGCGACCAGGACGTCACCCACCTGCCGCCGTACAAGCGGCCGGTCAACACGGTCTTCCAGTCCTACGCCCTCTTCCCGCACCTCGACATCTTCGAGAACGTCGCCTTCGGCCTGCGCCGGCGCGGCATCAAGAGCGTGAAGAAGCAGGTCGAGGAGATGCTGGACCTGGTCCAGCTCGGCGAGCAGGCCCGCAAGAAACCGCACCAGCTCTCCGGTGGCCAGCAGCAGCGTGTGGCCGTGGCCCGCGCGCTGATCAACCACCCGAAGGTGCTCCTCCTCGACGAGCCGCTCGGCGCCCTCGACCTCAAGCTGCGCCGCCAGATGCAGCTGGAGCTCAAGCGCATCCAGACCGAGGTCGGCATCACCTTCGTGCACGTCACGCACGACCAGGAGGAGGCCATGACCATGGCCGACACGGTCGCCGTGATGAACGCGGGCCGGGTCGAGCAGCTCGGCTCGCCCGCCGACCTGTACGAGAACCCGCAGACCACGTTCGTGGCGAACTTCCTCGGCACCTCGAACCTGATCGAGGCCGAGGTCGACACCAAGAACGGCGACGACATCGTGCTCAAGGCGGGCGGCGGCAAGCTCGTCCTGCCCGGGGCGCGCTGTTCCGCCCCGGCGACGGCCGGCGGGAAGGTGCTGGTCGGCATCCGCCCGGAGAAGATCTCCCTCACCCACGCCGACGACGCCGGCTCCATCCCCGAGGGGCGCAACCGCCTCACCGGCAAGATCGCCGACGCGAGCTTCATCGGCGTCTCCACGCAGTACGTCATCGACAGCCCGGTCTGCGACGAGCTCGCGGTCTACGTGCAGAACGTCGAGCGCGACGGACGGCTCGTCCCCGGTGCCGACGTCGTCCTGCACTGGAGCCCGGCGCACACCTTCGGCCTGGACGCGGCCCAGGACATCGACGCCGGCGTCGAGAGCGTCGAGGAAGAGGCCGCGTAG